One segment of Vigna radiata var. radiata cultivar VC1973A unplaced genomic scaffold, Vradiata_ver6 scaffold_179, whole genome shotgun sequence DNA contains the following:
- the LOC106780340 gene encoding homeobox-leucine zipper protein ATHB-12: MEYTYSEGAEAETYTSSSTTPSSGMRSKKKSNNTRRFSDDQIKSLETMFETESRLEPRKKLQLARDLGLQPRQVAIWFQNKRARWKSKQLERDYGILQSNYNSLASRFEALKKEKQTLLIQLQKLNHLMQKPLEAGQSRTQVEAANSMDSESENGGTMKCELEEKPSPSIERSEHAHGVLSDDDASIKVEHFGLEDEHGLLNFAEHADDSLTSPEDWSAFESNALLGQTSSDYQWWDFWS, translated from the exons ATGGAATATACTTATTCAGAGGGTGCAGAGGCAGAAACTTACACCAGTAGCAGCACCACCCCATCAAGTGGCATGAGatcaaagaagaaaagcaaCAACACAAGAAGGTTCAGTGATGATCAAATCAAATCACTGGAAACCATGTTTGAGACAGAGTCAAGGTTAGAGCCTAGAAAGAAGTTGCAGCTGGCAAGAGACCTTGGATTGCAGCCAAGACAGGTTGCTATATGGTTTCAGAACAAGAGAGCTAGGTGGAAGTCAAAGCAACTTGAGAGAGACTATGGTATACTACAATCCAATTACAACAGTTTAGCCTCACGTTTTGAAGCTCTCAAGAAGGAAAAACAAACATTACTAATTCAG TTGCAGAAGCTGAATCATCTAATGCAGAAGCCATTGGAGGCAGGTCAGAGTCGGACACAAGTTGAAGCAGCAAACAGCATGGACAGTGAATCAGAAAATGGAGGCACCATGAAATGTGAGCTCGAGGAAAAGCCAAGCCCATCAATAGAAAGATCAGAACATGCACACGGTGTTCTGTCTGATGATGATGCTAGCATAAAGGTGGAACACTTTGGGCTAGAAGATGAACATGGTCTCTTGAACTTTGCTGAGCATGCTGATGACTCCTTGACTTCACCGGAAGATTGGAGTGCTTTTGAATCCAATGCTCTCTTAGGCCAAACGTCCAGTGATTACCAATGGTGGGACTTCTGGTCCTGA